One genomic segment of Rhizobium gallicum bv. gallicum R602sp includes these proteins:
- a CDS encoding DUF1349 domain-containing protein, protein MAIDRKEMTWLNPPPLAELHEGALHVRSGDKTDFWQGTYYGFHRDDGHFLYQRRKGDFTAEVTFSGRYQELYDQAGLMVRAGSAYWMKCGIEYTDGAKHFSTVVTNGNSDWSAFRIEHEFALLSLRVTRNKDAIFIQYRTDRISEWRMARLAWFDPSIEEVMVGPAFCSPQRSGFEAIFHEFTLTDPVSRDIH, encoded by the coding sequence ATGGCAATCGACCGGAAAGAAATGACCTGGCTCAATCCTCCGCCCTTGGCGGAGCTTCACGAGGGTGCATTGCATGTCCGATCGGGCGACAAGACGGACTTCTGGCAAGGTACCTATTACGGGTTCCACCGTGATGACGGCCATTTTCTCTATCAACGGCGCAAGGGCGACTTCACGGCGGAAGTGACATTTTCCGGACGCTATCAAGAGCTGTACGACCAGGCCGGCCTGATGGTCCGAGCAGGTTCAGCGTACTGGATGAAATGCGGAATCGAATATACCGACGGCGCAAAGCACTTCAGCACCGTCGTGACCAATGGCAATTCCGACTGGTCAGCCTTTCGCATCGAGCACGAATTCGCGCTGCTCTCCCTTCGCGTGACCCGCAACAAGGACGCAATTTTCATTCAGTACCGGACCGACCGGATCAGCGAATGGCGCATGGCGCGCCTCGCCTGGTTCGATCCGTCGATTGAGGAGGTTATGGTCGGCCCGGCATTCTGCTCGCCGCAGCGCTCTGGCTTCGAAGCCATCTTTCATGAGTTCACGCTGACTGATCCGGTCTCGCGCGACATTCACTGA
- a CDS encoding tRNA-binding protein codes for MAEDITYADFERVDIRAGTIIEAQPFPEARKPAVKLLIDFGPEIGVKKSSAQITIHYTLENLVGRQVLGVVNFPPRQIGPFRSEVLTLGFEDEAGAIVLAATDKPVPNGRKLM; via the coding sequence ATGGCTGAAGACATCACCTACGCCGATTTCGAGCGTGTGGACATTCGTGCTGGCACGATCATTGAGGCGCAGCCCTTTCCGGAAGCCCGCAAGCCGGCCGTCAAGCTGCTGATCGATTTCGGCCCGGAAATCGGCGTCAAGAAATCCTCGGCGCAGATCACTATTCACTACACGCTGGAAAACCTCGTCGGCCGCCAGGTTCTCGGGGTGGTGAACTTCCCGCCGCGCCAGATCGGACCGTTCCGGTCGGAAGTGCTGACGCTCGGCTTCGAAGACGAAGCGGGTGCGATCGTTCTTGCTGCAACCGACAAGCCGGTGCCGAACGGCAGGAAGCTGATGTAA
- the proC gene encoding pyrroline-5-carboxylate reductase — translation MSPSSSDTVVLVGAGNMGGAMLSGWLKSGVPGSSVVVVDPGPSPAMMKVIGDAGATHAPTVPAGLKADVIFLAVKPQVMETVLPPMKSAVGSKTVVVSVAAGKTLAFLEKHLGKAAMVRAMPNTPAMIGRGVTGAFANPRVSAGQRDRVHSLLRVSGPVEWVSAESDIDAVTALSGSGPAYVFYLVECMAEAGRKLGLPADLAMRLARETVAGAGELLHQSPDDASKLRQNVTSPGGTTAAALSVLMAEEGMQPLFDEALAAARARAEELAG, via the coding sequence CGCCGGCAATATGGGTGGTGCGATGCTTTCCGGCTGGCTGAAGAGCGGAGTTCCGGGATCCTCCGTTGTCGTGGTCGATCCGGGTCCGTCGCCCGCGATGATGAAGGTGATCGGCGATGCGGGCGCGACGCATGCCCCAACCGTTCCCGCCGGCCTGAAAGCGGATGTCATCTTCCTCGCAGTGAAGCCGCAGGTCATGGAAACAGTCCTGCCACCAATGAAAAGCGCCGTCGGATCCAAGACGGTGGTCGTTTCGGTGGCTGCCGGCAAGACGCTGGCTTTCCTCGAAAAGCATCTCGGCAAAGCCGCCATGGTCCGCGCCATGCCAAATACACCCGCCATGATCGGCCGCGGTGTCACCGGCGCCTTCGCCAATCCGCGCGTGAGCGCCGGGCAGCGCGATCGCGTTCATTCGCTTCTTCGCGTTTCGGGTCCTGTCGAGTGGGTTTCGGCCGAATCGGATATCGATGCCGTGACGGCATTGTCAGGCAGCGGCCCGGCCTATGTGTTCTATCTCGTCGAGTGTATGGCAGAAGCAGGCCGTAAACTTGGCCTGCCGGCGGACCTTGCCATGCGCCTTGCACGGGAAACTGTCGCGGGGGCTGGTGAACTCCTACACCAGTCCCCCGACGACGCCTCGAAGCTTCGCCAGAACGTAACGTCGCCGGGCGGCACGACGGCCGCGGCCCTTTCAGTGCTTATGGCAGAAGAGGGCATGCAGCCGCTGTTTGACGAGGCTCTTGCGGCTGCGCGCGCGCGTGCCGAAGAGCTTGCCGGTTGA